The following DNA comes from Triticum aestivum cultivar Chinese Spring chromosome 3D, IWGSC CS RefSeq v2.1, whole genome shotgun sequence.
TAACTAGGCACATTGCTTGGACATTCAGCTAATTTTTTTCAGGAGAGGACTCAAGTGCCTTGAGGCACTTGAACCCCATGTAAAAACAATAGCTGAGAAACAGCACATTGACTATCAGTTCACCGGCCTTGAGGATAATGAATCTGACAACGATGGCTCCAGCTCTTACCAAGAGACTTGTAGTGATGACAGAGAACTGAGTTTTGACTATGAAATAAATGATAGGGACCAAGATTTTATTGCTTCGAGAGGTTCAATGGATGTAAGTCACCCGGTTTCTATGCGCCTCACACTTTTCCACAATGTCACTTCCTCATATCTAGAGCTTCCATTTTATTACATGTATAGCAATATATTCCTGATATTAATATTTCGCCGCACATGGTGCACAAGTAGCAAATATGTAAGTAAGCTAGTTGTAACATTTGAGCTAGGTTAATCTCCAACCACATGGTGCAAACATATAATATCATTGTTGGTACGATTAGAATAATATTCACCTTGGTGATATTTCGCGTACATTAATTCTAATACTTCAACATTATTTATTATATGTATAAATATCTATCTTGTAGCTGTTTAATTATATCTGCTTTCTACGTACAGTTGGATAAAGGAGACCTGAGAACTTCCCCAACGCCAATAAAAGAGATCAAGCAGGTGAGCTTCCACTTACTAATGCGCACTTGTAAAACATTGCAATTTCCTAGCCGTGTCCATATTTATAACCTGGACAAACAGACCTATACTACTACCATTTACCAACTTAAAGATCGTTCTGTGTACATACTCTGAAGTTTTTAGTATTCCTATCTGCTCATATGCAGGAAGAGGTGAAGCTACTGAAGGCAGAAGCAGTAGCTCCACAAGTGAAGCCTGAGATCATCACACATTCAGCTCCAATGTTTGCTGACAATTTTGTCGATCAAACAGAGAGGCTTCGGCAAATCCGGCCATCTTTAGCCCGGCACTCATACAAACTCCCAACACCAGCGGATGATGACTATCCCAGATCAGCAGCTATTCACAGGTCTCATCATTCCGTGCATTTTTTCGAAAGTAAAGATGGCGCTGCAGCCAACTTGTGGCATTCATCTCCACCGGCGAAAGATTACAAGGCGAGCACCATGCATAGTGGTCCCATTAAACTGCCATCAAACTCTGATTTTAGTAAGAAGTTAAAGAGAGAGTCCTGGTCTGGTCCGATTCCAAGCAAAGCAGGATCAAGCAAGCCTGATCCCAAGTCATCCATGGGCCGTCCTCATGCGATGATATCCAAGTCGTGTGTTCATGCTAGGCAGCCGTTGCCAGTTTCACCCAAGATGTTCCCACCTTCAATAGTATCCCCCAAAATCGATGAGCTTCATGAGCTGCCTAGGCCTCCGGCCAATGTTGAGCCCCTCCGGTCTTGTGGTCTAGTTGGCTACTCCGGTCCTTTGGTATCAAAGCGCCAAGCTCCTACGGCACCTGTCTGTGCCTCGCCAACAGCGTCGCAGACAGCCTCGCCGCTTCCGCGGCCACCTGCTTCCTTGGCTCGCAGTTTCTCCATACCCTCGAACAGCCAGAGAACACCCCTCATTACAGTCAATAAGTTGCTTGAGGCCAGAAGTAGCAGAGAGAGCAGTGAAATTTCCTCCCCACCACTCACTCCGTTGTTTTCTTCTACCAGCCAACACAAAAAACAACTACAGGCAGCACTCGGAGAAAAGGGTATGTCATAGATCATGTCTTCCCATTGCACCTATTCCAGTATTGCTATTGCAGCGGTAGTCGCAGATGATTTACAATAGCTTATCTGACAACCATCATCTATTGTTGTACCGCAGAATCCTTGTGACAACTACTTGCCAATTGTGTATTGCTCTTAGACAATTTTGATGTAATTAGTGGTGTATTTTAGGTTCTTGTTCATAATATTCTATCACTTAAGCGTTTGTCTTGTGAAATGAAAGAAATAATACCGTGAAGCGATTTACCATGATTATGTATGGTGGCAGTTCTTTGTATCTCTTGGCTCAGTTATCTACATTCTGCACTAATTTCTAGATTAGACTTTTTGTGTGAGTTTCTTCCTCACTATTTCTTCAGATCCACCTTAACGCAAAGCCTCTGTGTTTGttcatatagggtgtgtttggtagccTGCACAATTTTGGTATGGTTGTTCCTCCGAGATATGCTAAGTGTAGACATAGTGAGTACATATAATTAGAGTTGTTTGGTGGACTGTATATGTGTTAAGAGGGAGCACAGAGCATGTTATTGCAGGGTTCTTAGGAAGCACCCGATTTGTCACACTAGGGTGAGGGTCGAAGGTCACAACTTGACAAAAGTTTTCAGAGTTAATTGCAAAATAACAAAGTTGTGCTAGGTGGGTGTCAATTAATTTGGATTGGAGGAATTTGACACGTGTGACGTGCGTGAATGACTAGCCAGTGTGGCACACCATGAGGTAGGATAAGGCTGAGTTGTCTTGCTTTTGGACTAAATTATACCCGCGAGTTTAATTCATATACTAGTATTTTTTTACATTTTAATTGATGTATTAAAGTATTCTCACAAGGCAATTTCATGCAGTTTTTGCCCAACAAGTTTTTTAGGCAAATGTGTGTACTATTAATCACAAACAAGCAGAATACAATGAACGAAAGTGGATCTGACGAGAAGGGTCAAGTGATGGCACATGTCTTTAGAAGTTTGTAGGGAACCCCAtctaataagaaaataaaattacaaagGAGTCCTTAGGTAATCTTGTGTATGCCATCACCGCCCCTATCTATCGTCAGGCTCGGAGGAGAGCCATAGCCAATAAGGGAGTTGCGAGTCTATGAAGAAGCCCGATGTCGGTAGCGCATCACCGGGGAGCCACCGTCAGCCATCTGCATCGTCAAAGTCGAGCGCTGATTTACCACCATCAATCCTCAGGACCATATCTCAAACCACCATCTGCTCTCATCTGTCGGTGATGTCGACAGGGATGATAACCTTGGGGAAAGACATAAAACCGTCGACCAGAAGGATCGATGGAAGACTGAGCCCACTGGCTCCTCGACACGACCATGGACGATGTTGAGGTGGGATTGTACTCGGGCATTATTCTTGGATGCATTGTTGTCATTATGGCCAGAGGCAACGGCGCCCACACACGAAGCTGCCTACCCATGGGTTGGGACGAATCGCCGGGGTCCCCAACCCCTCTAGTCACGGGAGTAGACGATGGAGATAGGAACCGACTGTTGGAAATATCAGCACCTTTTCGATTAGactaatccacgagtaaacagtaagcatgacAAATACGGTATGCAACTCATACTGATACCTAAACATGTGAGCACGTATAGTACATAGAAATGAAGCATCTATGAACACATCATATACGGCTAGCACATGAATGAGTAAACAAGGGATGTACAAATTATACCTAATGGTTCGCCAGGGCAACGCGACAGTGTCAGCAACAGCCTCGGTGTCGTTCATGGCCTTCTTCTTCGCGGTGTCGTCTTCGACCTTggtgtcgatgcaggggaagtagtggaagcagaggaggGCAGgatggatcgggagcagtcgcATCGAGatactccccaaaaaccttattgccgttctctcGGGAAGGATatcgaacgacagggttccggaggcacctgctttCCCGACCAACCGTGCACACGGTCGTCGGGATGGGCTCGCCGGAAGTAGCACAGAGAGAGGAAAAATAAGGCTTGGCTTGGCTCGGCTCATTCACGCAAACCACGGTGCGTGAGTCGTGACGaggtgaggcgggcggcggaggaggaggagcgcgtgtgtaCAACTCCTCTTCCTGAGCTCCCAATGGCatgtggtagagcagcccttataaaggggtctcgcTCTTACTACTATAGCAGTATGGTACTAAATTTCCCACCACTTTCCATGCACCTAAATGGGTCTTAGAGGTTAAccagggattattgtcttatatgggccaAAACCCATCTATAATCTAACaaccccccaccagatctcgaggcacataagtttgtcaactgttccaaacaatgtttgatataccagaattttcagtggagactggtaagttgaacttccacctagagcaacaagattagacttcttcacaaccgaacaatggactatgccttgaattgtcagtttagCTTGCAGAAGTTTCACCTATTGTTAGCTGATACGCCTAAGGATAAACCCCACTagtggagcttattagtcatactcctTACCTTCTCATGAGCTTGCTAGAAATCGCTCAATCTCATATACTCTGACcagtaaggatggcaatgggtaggggtATGGGacgggtagagcaataccatacccatacccgtgtaGTTAACcggtacaaaattctacccatacccgcacccatgggtatgaaactttatCTGTACCCATACCCATTGTGTACCCAACGGGTAGATCAAACAGTACACACGTTATTCACAATTTTACATTCATCTCTAGCACATTTGACAAAAGTACATTGATCTCAACTCAATAACAAATAGATGAGAACATGACAATTATCTCAATTCATATTGACAATTGGTGACAACTTTAACATAGGTTCACAAGCTCGCGACACAACTTTATTGTAGGTACACTTGTGAAGCATGGGTAAGGTACACTTGTGAAGCATGTCAATATAAATTGGTAGGGTATGGGTATATTTATGGGTAAGAAGCTAACCCgtgccctacccatgacttaacgggtagGTATGGGTACTACCCGTGGGTATAAAATTGTGCCCAAACCCTGCCCATGTGGGTACGGTAtccgcgggtacccatacccatgggtaaaattgccatcatTAGTGACCAGCAgagctcacataggtgtgttcctccaaagaatgctctgtagggTAGCATCTTGCTTACACAAGCTTTAGAACACATTAAGACGTAAGTCAGCCTGCCTTACAGATTACGAGAGTATTGCATCTCTAACGGATTGAattagtaaggatactctccttagTTGACTGCTAGATTGTTGCCCAGGTCCTAATTCATGGgttctccgatcacataggttgggttacccccatggcaacttatGTGGGTCTCatgcccatctccctcgatgcattttctatcacaatccatgatacccctttcgtaaagggattagccagattcttagccgtttggatgtaatccaacgctattactccggagtttctagAATGTCTGCCAGATTTTAATATTCTTCTTATGTGCTTCATGGAttgcatgttgtcctttgaacttttAGCCTTGGCAATCGTTGTTTGGTTGTCACGGTTCATAACGATAGCCGGCACTGGCTTATCAACCACTGGCAAATCCATCAGAAGCTCTCGAAGGCATTCTGCTTTGACGCatgatgttgatacgtctccaacgtatctacttttcctaacgcttttcctcttcttttggactctaatttgcatgatttgaatgaaactaacctcggactgacgctgttttcagcagaactaccatggtgttgtttttgtgcagaaataaaagttctcggaacggaacgaaactttacgaggatttttatacaataaaagagaatttctggagccaagaaccatcggaggggggcacctgggtgggcacaacctaccagggcgcgcccccctccaggagcgcccaggtgggttgtccccacctggtgcccgcagaccctgaaactgacgctataaaatcacatttttccagaaaaaatcagagagaaagaattatcgcgttccaggagacggagccgccgtcacctcctgttcttcatcgggaggccagatctggagtccgtttggggctccggagagggggatcttcgatcttcgtcatcaccaaccctctccatcgccaattccatgatgctccccaccgggagtgagtaattccttcgtaggcttgctggtcggagaggagttggatgagattcatcatgtaatctagttagttttgttagggcttgatccctagtatccactatgttctgagattgatgttgatatgactttgccatgcttaatgcttgtcactttgggcccgggtcccatgatttcagatctgaaccatttatgttatcaccattatatctagggacaattgcatttttgcccctagttggaacctacccacgggttttgcccttactttttgactCTGCTCGGTTTTGCCCTTAGATTTTCCTCCGAGGTCGCCCGAATGCCCTTTGACCCtttgaccaatactttgaaaattcataaaaaaatgatttgaactcagaaaaatgcaaataagatatcaaaatgtccagataaacattacctttatgtgtatgtcatttgcattcaggacaaaagtacCGTTTAAACAACCTAAGGTTATTTATGTTATTAACATTACtataaataaaaaggtataaaaatacttttttcaggaataaaaattacatgcaaatttAGGTGAcattttctgaacatcctgatatcttatttgcatttttctgacttCATATCAACTTGTGATGAATGCTCAAATGACTTTGGCCATTATtttgaaacttcataacaagttgatacgaactcggaaaaatgcaaataagatatcaggatgttcagaaaacgtCAGCTGCATTTGCGTGTAATTTTTATTCCAGAAAAAGTTATTGTTTATACCATTTCATTTTTAATAATtttaataacattaataacctTAGGTTGTTTAAACAGTAATTtggtcctgaatgcaaatgacatacacataaaggtaatgtttatctgaacattttgatatcttatttgcattttctgagttcatatcaatttgttatgaattttcaaagtattggtcaaacggtcaaagggcattcgggcGACCTCGGAGCAAAATCTAAGGGCAAAACCGAGCAgagtcgaaaagtaagggcaaaacccgtgggtaggttccaactaggggcaaaaatgcatttgtcccttatatctatgttctatattcggtcttgcaagttataatcacctactatgtgttatgatccggcaaccccggagtgacaatagtcgggaccactcccggtgatgaccgtagtttgaggagttcatgtattcaccgtgtgttaatgctttgttccggttctctattaaaaggaggccttaatatcacttagtttccaataggaccccgctgccacgggagtgtaggacaaaagatgtcatgcaagttctttccataagcacgtatgactatttacagaatacatgcctacattatatttatgaactagagctagtgtcgtatcgccctaggttatgactgtctcatgatgaatatcatccaaaaaaattaccgatccagtgcctacgaatttatcttatattgtctctgctaagttactactgctgctattactattgcacttgttacaaaactactgctatcactgttaccattactattactgctgtcactattatcaaaactatcatactactttgctactgatcactttgctgcaaataattaatctccaagtgtggttgaattgacaactcggctgctaatacttgcaaatattctttgcctccccttgtgtcgaatctataaatttgggttgaatactctaccctcgaaaattgttgcgatcccatatacttgtgggttatcaagacctttttctagcgccgttgccggggagcatagctatatttgttgagtcacttgggattgttatcaatttatcactatgaagcatctaaaggatgctaagactaagatttttccctctaagacgaggggaggtaaggaactgccatctagctctgctttagattcaccttctgttataagtaaacttgcaacaccaccacatgttatcaatcctgatatgtcacaagttattgatgatgctacttctgctatgaatgatgcttatgatgatgctagtatcttgcctgatgatgatgtgccactaggtgaatttcttgatgaacaaattgctagagtaagacagcatgatattgttgaaactgatgatgagctagAAACTGagaatcttgaaacacctattagaactagccctcctagatatgaattgcctaaggtatcggaaggttatgttatgaatgaggagacaagtagagatattcttgcttgtaaggatagagatgatctagagaaattattatgcaggtataaagaaaaatctctgaatgctagaatgaaatgtgatcctaagttttctacttcacctatctttattgatgataaggattatgaactctctgtcgacccagagttaattactttggttgaatttgatcctttccatggttatgaaactgaaattgttgtggcacatcttactaagttggatgacatagccaccctttttgctcatgatgagaaaattcactattactatatcctcaaattatttccgttctcattaaagggtgatgctaaagcttggtacaatgctctcactcctggttgtgtgcgtagtctccaggatatgatttataacttctctgaaaaatatttccctgctcataagaaacaagctaccttgcaggaaatatttaaatttgcgcaaattgaagaagagagtctcccacaagcttgggggaggcttctccaattgcttaatgctttgcctgatcatcctcttaagaaaaatgaaatacttgatatcttccataatggactaaccgatgcttctagggaattcctagatagttgtgctggttgtgaaggaaatatgccctagaggcaataataaagttgttatttatatttccttatatcatgataaatgtttattattcatgctagaattgtattaaccggaaacttagtacatgtgtgaatacatagacaaacagagtgtcactagtatgcctctacttgactatctcgttgaatcaaagatggttaagtttcctagccatagacatgagttgtcatttgattaacgggatcacatcattagagaatggtgtgattgacttgacccatcccgttagcttagcacttgatcatttagtatgttgctattgctttcttcatgacttatacatgttcctatgactatgagattatgcaactcccgaataccggaggaacactttgtgtgctaccaaacgtcacaacgtaactgggtgattataaaggtgctctacaggtgtctccgatggtacttgttgagttggcatagatcgagattaggatttgtcactcccattgtcggagaggtatctctgggccctctcagtaatgcacatcactataagccttgcaagcaatgtgactaatgagttagttgtgggatgatgcattacggaatgagtaaagagacttgctggtaatgagattgaactaggtattgagataccgacgatcgaatctcgggcaagtaacataccgatgacaaagggaacaacgtatgttgttatgcgatttaaccgataaagatcttcgtagaatatgcaggaaccaatatgagcatccaagtttcgctattggttatttaccggagatgagtctcggtcatgtctacatagttcgaacccgtagggtccgcacgcttaacgttcggtgacgatcagtattatgagtttatgtgttttgatgtaccgaagatagttcggagtcccggatgtgatcacggacatgacgaggagtctcaaaatggtctagacataaagattgatatattggatgactatattcggacaccggatgagttccggggttcaccggataattatcggagtgcgggagggttatcggaaccccccccgggggggggggactaatgggccatcatgggccttgtgtgagagagaggagggggccttggggctggccgcccccctgaggagtccgaattggacaaggagggggcggcgccccctctttccctccctctctccctctccttccttcccccttccccctcctagttggactaggaaagggggagtcctactcctactaggaggaggaatcctcccctccttggcgcgccctagggccgaccggcctccccccttgctcctttatatacgggggcagggggcaccctagaacacacaagttgatcattgatctcttagctgtgtgccgtgcccccctccaccataatccacctcggtcatatcgttgcagtgcttaggcgaagccctgcgccggtagcttcatcatcaccgtcatcacaccgtcgtcctaacgaagctctccctcgacactcagctggatcaagagttcgtgggacgtcaccgagccgaacatgtgcagatcgcggaggtgccgtactttcggtactaggaccggtcggattgtgaagaagtacgactacatcaaccgcattgtcataacgcttccgcttacgatctacgagggtacgtggactacactctcccccctcattgctatgcatcaccttgatcttgcgtgtgcgtaggatttttttttgaaatt
Coding sequences within:
- the LOC123079703 gene encoding uncharacterized protein At2g33490 — protein: MKSPLRRLRGFGHHYPKERKAHAPPPAKLDELAEAAQDVEQMRKCYDGLLSAAATTTNSVYEFSEALKEMGSCLLAKNALNDEDDDSGRVLMMLGKAQFELTKSLDNYRTHIIHTITTPSESLLKELQTVEEMKHQCDTKREAYEVMRASYGQKGQSKNSKVESFSAEQLQDSLVEYQEDAALFIFRLKSLKQGQFHSLLTQAARHHASQLIFFRRGLKCLEALEPHVKTIAEKQHIDYQFTGLEDNESDNDGSSSYQETCSDDRELSFDYEINDRDQDFIASRGSMDLDKGDLRTSPTPIKEIKQEEVKLLKAEAVAPQVKPEIITHSAPMFADNFVDQTERLRQIRPSLARHSYKLPTPADDDYPRSAAIHRSHHSVHFFESKDGAAANLWHSSPPAKDYKASTMHSGPIKLPSNSDFSKKLKRESWSGPIPSKAGSSKPDPKSSMGRPHAMISKSCVHARQPLPVSPKMFPPSIVSPKIDELHELPRPPANVEPLRSCGLVGYSGPLVSKRQAPTAPVCASPTASQTASPLPRPPASLARSFSIPSNSQRTPLITVNKLLEARSSRESSEISSPPLTPLFSSTSQHKKQLQAALGEKGMS